The following proteins come from a genomic window of Geminicoccaceae bacterium SCSIO 64248:
- a CDS encoding regulatory protein RecX gives MSRRLPPPTEENLKAYAMRYLARFAASEARLRTLLARRADKAAAEHGIEDAMPEAAIANVLADMRRLGFVDDRLFAEARARSLNQRGQPPRMIRARLSRQGVDTDTIDGALERLADDLEGDPERVAAIALARRRRLGPFAVPDRRAERRERDLAIMARAGYGYEVATSVIDAATPEALLAEEP, from the coding sequence ATGAGCCGCCGCCTGCCGCCGCCGACCGAGGAGAATCTCAAGGCCTACGCCATGCGCTATCTCGCCCGCTTCGCGGCGAGCGAGGCGCGTCTGCGCACCCTTCTCGCCCGCCGGGCGGACAAGGCGGCGGCGGAGCACGGGATCGAGGACGCGATGCCGGAAGCCGCGATAGCGAACGTGCTGGCCGACATGCGCCGCCTGGGCTTCGTCGACGACCGCCTCTTCGCGGAAGCGCGTGCCCGTTCGCTGAATCAGCGCGGCCAGCCGCCGCGCATGATCCGCGCCCGCCTGAGCCGGCAAGGTGTGGACACCGACACGATCGACGGCGCCCTGGAGCGGCTGGCCGACGATCTCGAGGGCGATCCTGAGCGTGTCGCAGCGATCGCCCTGGCGCGCCGGCGCCGTCTCGGCCCGTTCGCGGTTCCGGACCGTCGCGCGGAACGCCGCGAACGTGACCTCGCCATCATGGCGCGTGCCGGCTACGGCTACGAGGTGGCGACGAGCGTGATCGACGCCGCCACTCCCGAAGCGCTTCTCGCGGAGGAGCCGTGA
- the cobT gene encoding nicotinate-nucleotide--dimethylbenzimidazole phosphoribosyltransferase produces MTHPPSITTLAEMHDLARGLPIADDEAEQAVVRHDAQLTKPPGALGRLEDLTRWLAAWQGRNPPRLDRVLTVIFAGNHGVTAQGVSAFPAEVTAQMVANFQAGGAAINQLCRIAGSTLSVHPIALDRPTGDITREVAMDEAECVAALRTGMDAVEDGTDLLLIGEMGIGNTTAAAALAAALFGGSGADWAGPGTGLDAGGIERKAAAVDRALARHAPGLGDPVQALRRLGGRELAAMTGAILAARLRRVPVLLDGFVTTAAASVLHALDPRALAHCRAAHVSAEPGHRRLLAILGLDPLLDLGMRLGEASGAAVALPLLRAAIACHTGMATFDQAGVGTRA; encoded by the coding sequence ATGACCCATCCCCCCTCCATCACCACCCTGGCCGAGATGCACGATCTCGCGCGCGGCCTGCCCATCGCCGACGACGAGGCGGAGCAGGCCGTCGTCCGGCATGATGCCCAGCTGACCAAGCCGCCGGGCGCGCTCGGCCGGCTGGAAGACCTGACGCGCTGGCTGGCTGCATGGCAAGGCCGCAATCCGCCCAGGCTCGACCGCGTCCTGACCGTGATCTTCGCCGGCAATCACGGCGTGACGGCTCAGGGCGTTTCCGCCTTTCCGGCCGAGGTCACGGCGCAGATGGTCGCGAATTTCCAAGCCGGCGGCGCGGCGATCAACCAGCTTTGCCGCATCGCCGGCAGCACCCTGTCCGTCCACCCGATTGCGCTGGACCGGCCGACCGGCGACATCACCCGCGAGGTAGCCATGGACGAGGCCGAATGCGTCGCCGCCCTCCGCACCGGCATGGACGCGGTCGAGGACGGCACGGACCTCCTGCTGATCGGCGAGATGGGCATCGGCAACACGACCGCCGCGGCAGCGCTGGCGGCCGCGCTGTTCGGCGGCTCCGGCGCGGACTGGGCCGGTCCGGGCACCGGCCTGGACGCCGGGGGCATCGAGCGCAAGGCGGCGGCCGTGGATCGGGCGTTGGCGCGGCACGCCCCAGGGCTCGGCGATCCCGTTCAGGCCTTGCGCCGCCTCGGCGGCCGGGAACTGGCGGCGATGACCGGCGCCATCCTCGCGGCGCGTCTCCGGCGCGTACCGGTCCTGCTCGACGGGTTCGTCACGACGGCTGCGGCTTCGGTGCTGCACGCGCTCGATCCGAGGGCGCTGGCGCATTGCCGTGCAGCGCACGTTTCGGCCGAGCCCGGGCATCGCCGCCTGCTCGCCATTCTCGGTCTGGATCCGCTGCTCGACCTCGGCATGCGCCTCGGCGAGGCCTCGGGCGCGGCCGTGGCGTTGCCCCTTCTCCGCGCCGCCATCGCCTGCCACACCGGCATGGCGACGTTCGACCAGGCCGGGGTCGGCACCAGGGCATGA
- the cobS gene encoding adenosylcobinamide-GDP ribazoletransferase, whose product MADDPGTWARFKIAIAFLTRLPVPLRDDDARLSLADAADLFPLVGVLVGAVGAGVFTLASLCHLGSLPAGILTLAAMVMITGGLHEDGMADVADGFGGGASRERKLAIMRDSRIGTYGVLVLVLALQARLSAVAGLWQPAAVAQLLIAGSACSRAVMAVVMILLPRARRDGLATLAGTPSLARTALGLVLALLLTGVLLPPREALAAILATAATTAAIALLARQQIGGYTGDVLGAVQQAGETAFMLAVLAVVSAPSG is encoded by the coding sequence ATGGCCGACGACCCCGGCACATGGGCGCGCTTCAAGATCGCCATCGCATTCCTGACCCGGCTGCCGGTCCCGCTCCGCGACGACGACGCGCGTCTGTCGCTGGCCGATGCCGCCGACCTGTTCCCGCTGGTGGGCGTCCTGGTCGGCGCGGTCGGCGCCGGCGTCTTCACGCTGGCGAGCCTTTGCCATCTCGGCTCGCTGCCCGCCGGCATCCTGACTTTGGCCGCCATGGTCATGATCACGGGCGGCCTGCACGAGGACGGCATGGCCGATGTCGCCGACGGCTTCGGCGGCGGCGCGTCGCGCGAGCGCAAGCTCGCCATCATGCGCGACAGCCGGATTGGCACCTACGGCGTCCTTGTCCTGGTCCTGGCGCTGCAGGCGCGCCTGAGCGCCGTCGCCGGCCTCTGGCAGCCGGCGGCCGTCGCCCAGCTCCTGATCGCAGGCTCGGCCTGCTCGCGTGCCGTCATGGCGGTCGTCATGATCCTGCTGCCCCGCGCGCGCCGGGACGGCCTCGCCACGCTGGCCGGAACGCCCTCGCTCGCGCGCACCGCCCTCGGCCTCGTCCTCGCCCTCCTCCTCACGGGCGTCCTCCTGCCGCCGCGCGAAGCTTTGGCCGCGATCCTCGCCACCGCCGCCACGACGGCTGCGATCGCCCTGCTCGCGCGGCAGCAGATCGGGGGCTATACCGGCGACGTGCTGGGCGCGGTGCAACAGGCCGGCGAGACCGCCTTCATGCTCGCCGTGCTGGCGGTGGTCAGCGCCCCGTCCGGGTGA
- the cobA gene encoding uroporphyrinogen-III C-methyltransferase, translated as MSLSILPSARPLPAAQVYLVGAGPGDAELLTVRAVRVLAVADVVIYDRLVGPDVLDLVRADAERLFVGKMRGRHALSQDRINALLVDRARAGRRVVRLKGGDPFVFGRGGEEALAVAHAGLPLEIVPGITAASGCGAFAGIPLSHRDVAHSVVFVTAQSRAGMPPLDWQALARPFTTVVVFMGLAVLAEICERLLAHGAPPDRPTAVVENGSLPEQRVIEGTLASIAGRVREAAPAGPCLIVIGDAVGLRRSLSPNDELRPRASDLETILTS; from the coding sequence ATGAGCCTGTCTATCCTGCCCTCTGCCCGGCCGCTCCCCGCCGCCCAGGTCTATCTTGTCGGCGCCGGCCCGGGCGACGCCGAGTTGCTGACCGTGCGCGCCGTGCGTGTCCTCGCGGTTGCCGACGTCGTCATCTACGACCGGCTGGTGGGGCCCGACGTGCTTGATCTCGTCCGGGCCGATGCCGAGCGCCTCTTCGTCGGCAAGATGCGCGGCCGCCACGCGCTCAGCCAGGACAGGATCAACGCCCTCCTCGTCGATCGTGCCCGCGCCGGACGACGCGTCGTCCGGCTGAAAGGCGGCGATCCGTTCGTGTTCGGCCGGGGCGGCGAGGAGGCCCTGGCTGTGGCGCACGCAGGCCTGCCCCTGGAAATCGTTCCCGGCATAACCGCCGCTTCCGGCTGCGGCGCGTTCGCCGGCATCCCGCTCAGCCACCGCGACGTGGCGCACAGCGTCGTCTTCGTCACCGCGCAGTCCCGGGCCGGCATGCCGCCGCTCGACTGGCAGGCCCTGGCGCGTCCGTTCACCACCGTGGTCGTCTTCATGGGCCTGGCCGTCCTGGCCGAGATCTGCGAGCGGCTGCTCGCGCACGGCGCACCGCCCGACCGGCCGACGGCCGTGGTCGAGAACGGCAGCCTGCCCGAGCAGCGCGTGATCGAGGGAACGCTCGCCAGCATTGCCGGGCGCGTCCGCGAGGCGGCGCCGGCCGGTCCCTGCCTGATCGTCATCGGCGACGCCGTCGGGCTGCGCCGTTCGCTCAGCCCCAACGACGAGCTCCGGCCGCGCGCGTCCGATCTCGAGACGATCCTGACCTCGTGA
- the parA gene encoding ParA family partition ATPase encodes MTGKVITVAQQKGGAGKTTVLAQLAVAWVAEGLRVAVIDIDPQGSLTGWLELREEAGEGVAAITGTAKTAWRLGSTLRGLARDHDIVLVDSPPHAATEAKVAIRAADLVLVPCQPSRLDLWAAGPTLDLAVEEGLPARVVLNRVPARGRIDLDIGKAVEARGAGLLEPALGNRVAFAQSMNDGLGVVETAPRGPAAQEIQAVAGALRAALA; translated from the coding sequence ATGACGGGCAAGGTCATCACGGTCGCGCAGCAGAAGGGCGGAGCCGGCAAGACCACGGTCCTGGCACAGCTGGCGGTCGCCTGGGTCGCGGAGGGGCTCCGCGTCGCCGTGATCGACATCGATCCTCAGGGCAGCCTGACCGGCTGGCTGGAGTTGCGCGAGGAGGCGGGCGAAGGCGTCGCGGCGATCACCGGCACGGCGAAGACCGCTTGGCGGCTGGGCAGCACGCTGCGCGGCCTCGCCCGGGACCACGACATCGTCCTGGTCGACAGCCCGCCGCACGCCGCCACCGAGGCCAAGGTGGCGATCCGGGCGGCCGACCTCGTCCTCGTGCCGTGCCAGCCCAGCCGGCTCGACCTGTGGGCGGCCGGTCCGACGCTCGATCTGGCCGTCGAGGAAGGCCTTCCGGCGCGGGTCGTGCTCAATCGGGTGCCGGCGCGCGGCCGGATCGACCTCGATATCGGCAAGGCGGTCGAAGCGAGGGGCGCCGGCCTGCTGGAGCCGGCCCTCGGCAACCGCGTCGCCTTCGCGCAAAGCATGAACGACGGGCTGGGCGTGGTCGAGACGGCGCCGCGCGGGCCGGCGGCGCAGGAGATCCAGGCGGTGGCCGGCGCGCTCCGTGCCGCGCTCGCATGA
- a CDS encoding glyoxylate/hydroxypyruvate reductase A has protein sequence MYYSESERWQEWSSLLRDALPDVDVRLLDDPGPAGDVDMALVWRPPAGALRRFPNLRVIFSLGAGVDGILSDATLPDVPLVRLIDAELTRGMTEYVLAAVLRHHRHFDVYGRQQAEGVWRFHRPPLRSACRVGILGLGELGRDAALVLRDFGFAVAGWSRGAKDLPGIACYDGADGLGAFLARTDILVCLLPLTPGTAGILDKTLFAALPEGAAVINVARGGHLVDGDLIAALDEGHLSGATLDVFHEEPLPEAHPFWRHPKILITPHAASYTVPQSAVAHIAANIRRLRAGEPLVGVVDRERGY, from the coding sequence GTGTACTACAGCGAGTCCGAGCGGTGGCAGGAATGGTCGTCCCTGCTGCGGGACGCGCTTCCCGACGTCGACGTGCGGCTGCTGGATGATCCCGGTCCGGCCGGCGACGTCGACATGGCGCTGGTCTGGCGCCCGCCCGCGGGCGCATTGCGGCGCTTTCCCAATCTTCGCGTCATCTTCTCGCTCGGCGCCGGCGTCGACGGCATCCTGTCCGACGCGACGCTGCCCGACGTCCCGCTCGTCCGCCTGATCGACGCCGAGCTGACGCGCGGCATGACCGAGTACGTCCTCGCCGCCGTGCTGCGCCACCACCGCCATTTCGACGTCTACGGCCGCCAGCAGGCGGAGGGCGTGTGGCGGTTTCATCGCCCGCCCCTGCGCAGCGCCTGCCGGGTCGGCATTCTCGGCCTGGGCGAGCTGGGGCGGGATGCGGCGTTGGTCCTGCGGGACTTCGGCTTCGCCGTCGCCGGCTGGAGCCGCGGCGCCAAGGACCTGCCGGGCATCGCCTGCTATGACGGCGCCGACGGGCTCGGCGCCTTCCTCGCCCGGACCGACATTCTGGTCTGCCTCCTGCCGCTCACGCCCGGCACGGCCGGCATCCTCGACAAGACGCTGTTCGCGGCCCTGCCTGAGGGCGCGGCCGTGATCAACGTCGCGCGCGGCGGCCATCTCGTCGACGGCGATCTGATCGCGGCGCTCGACGAAGGCCATCTCTCCGGCGCGACGCTCGACGTCTTCCACGAGGAGCCGTTGCCGGAGGCGCATCCGTTCTGGCGCCATCCCAAGATCCTGATCACGCCGCATGCCGCCAGCTACACGGTGCCGCAATCGGCCGTGGCGCACATCGCCGCGAATATCCGCCGCCTGCGGGCGGGCGAACCCCTGGTCGGTGTGGTCGATCGCGAGCGAGGGTACTGA
- a CDS encoding DUF3750 domain-containing protein, which translates to MSLKRLLAALLFLGLVSGPQLWAVAQSSQAERAVTGGRWGASGQAPDPAATPEAVVQVYAARTVGLKGAFGVHPWIVVKPEGAPAYARYEVVGWGVRSGARSVRLNMRPPDANWAGRRPTLLVEHRGEAAARMIPRILEAIEAYPYPDLYAVWPGPNSNTFVAWVARQVPALQLEMPALAIGKDFLPGAIAATAPSGTGVQVNLFGLLGMTLALREGIELNLLGLTLGIDPESLGIKLPGVGDLALR; encoded by the coding sequence ATGTCCCTGAAACGCCTGCTCGCGGCGCTCCTCTTTCTCGGCCTCGTGTCCGGCCCGCAGCTCTGGGCGGTCGCCCAGTCGTCCCAGGCCGAGCGCGCCGTCACCGGCGGACGCTGGGGCGCCTCGGGCCAGGCGCCCGATCCGGCGGCCACACCCGAAGCCGTCGTCCAGGTCTACGCGGCGCGCACGGTGGGCCTGAAGGGCGCCTTCGGCGTCCATCCCTGGATCGTGGTCAAGCCCGAGGGCGCGCCGGCCTACGCCCGCTACGAGGTCGTGGGCTGGGGCGTGCGCTCGGGCGCACGCTCCGTCCGCCTCAACATGCGTCCGCCCGACGCGAACTGGGCCGGGCGGCGGCCGACCCTCCTGGTCGAGCACCGGGGCGAAGCGGCGGCGCGGATGATCCCGCGCATCCTCGAGGCGATCGAAGCCTATCCCTATCCCGACCTCTACGCGGTGTGGCCGGGCCCGAACTCGAACACGTTCGTCGCTTGGGTCGCCCGCCAGGTGCCGGCGTTGCAGCTGGAGATGCCCGCGCTGGCGATCGGCAAGGATTTCCTGCCCGGCGCCATCGCGGCGACGGCGCCGAGCGGCACCGGCGTTCAGGTCAACCTGTTCGGCCTACTCGGCATGACCCTGGCGCTGCGCGAGGGCATCGAGCTCAACCTCCTCGGCCTGACGCTCGGCATCGATCCCGAAAGCCTGGGCATCAAGCTGCCGGGCGTCGGCGACCTCGCCCTGCGTTAA
- a CDS encoding SDR family oxidoreductase: MDLGLKGRKALVLGASKGIGLGIASALAAEGVDLLLAARSAEAVEANAQKLASEHGVGVKAKAVDLADPASVAALIGWARDEGEVAILVNNGGGPPPSGALGVPPERWTSHFQSMVASLIAVTDAMVPAMRSNGFGRVLTVASSGVVQPIPTLAVSNTLRASIVAYMKTLAGEVAADGVTVNVLLPGRINTDRLRNLDKARAEKSGESIEDIAKASQAEIPAARYGTVEEFGAVAAFLSGVPAAYVTGSIIRIDGGLIRAVGG; this comes from the coding sequence TTGGATCTCGGATTGAAGGGGCGCAAGGCGCTCGTGCTCGGCGCGTCGAAGGGCATCGGCCTCGGCATCGCGTCGGCCCTGGCGGCGGAAGGCGTCGACCTGCTGCTGGCGGCGCGGAGCGCCGAGGCCGTGGAAGCCAATGCGCAAAAGCTCGCTTCCGAGCACGGCGTCGGCGTCAAGGCCAAGGCGGTCGATCTCGCCGATCCGGCCTCGGTCGCCGCGCTGATCGGTTGGGCGCGGGACGAGGGCGAGGTCGCGATCCTCGTCAACAACGGCGGCGGGCCGCCGCCCTCGGGGGCGCTCGGCGTACCGCCGGAGCGCTGGACGTCGCATTTCCAGTCCATGGTCGCCAGCCTGATCGCCGTCACGGACGCGATGGTGCCGGCGATGCGCAGCAACGGATTCGGCCGGGTGCTGACGGTCGCCTCGTCCGGCGTGGTCCAGCCGATCCCGACCCTGGCCGTCTCGAACACCCTGCGCGCCAGCATCGTCGCCTACATGAAGACCCTGGCCGGCGAGGTCGCCGCCGACGGCGTGACCGTCAACGTCCTGCTTCCCGGGCGGATCAACACGGATCGCCTGCGCAACCTCGACAAGGCGCGCGCCGAGAAGAGCGGCGAGTCGATCGAGGACATCGCCAAGGCGTCGCAGGCCGAGATACCGGCGGCACGCTACGGCACGGTCGAGGAGTTCGGCGCGGTCGCGGCGTTCCTCTCCGGCGTGCCGGCCGCCTATGTGACGGGCAGCATCATCCGCATCGACGGCGGCCTGATCCGCGCGGTCGGAGGCTGA